AATTCGGATCATTTCCGGGCTGAATTAGACTGGAAACCTAAATTTTCTTTGGAGAAGGGGCTGGCAAAAACAATTGATTGGTATAAAACTCATACTGATTGGACTGATGAGATCTATTCAGGAGATTATCAGAAACAAAATCAAGAACTACAAGAATAAGGAGAATTGTTATAACAATATGAAGTTTCGTCTTACATGCCTGATTTTCATAATACTAATAACAGCTTTTTTGAGCGGATGTTCAACTATACTGAACTATTTTCCTCAAAGGGAGATTGAAAAAGAGACAACAATTATTGAAGAACCTGTCAGTCAGGTAGCACAAGATCTTTCCGACTATGCTTATCTGAAGAGCATCTATTCGGATGATGTCAACGAGCTGCTTAATCTTGTTTATTATAAGGATAAGAAGATCGATTCTCTTTATACACTGATAGAATACCTCTATTTCAAAACCGATTCGCTCTATCAGGATTTGGATTATTTCAACGGCAGGGTCATGATCAATACGGATTTCGAAATACCAAAATCTTTCGTTTTTGCAGGTAGGGTATTCGATATAAGTAACGATAGAATATATCATAAATTCAGTGAGATCTTTGACCAAGAACTAAAGGCAGCTCATCGTTTCATACCCCGTAGTAGTATTTATTTTCCGCTATTTGATGAAGTTTTTACCTCTCATGGTGTACCTCTCGATGTAAAGTACTTAGCAATAGCAGAAAGCGGTTTAAGTTCTATGGCGACTTCATCGGTAGGAGCCGGTGGAATCTGGCAGTTTATGCCTTCAACTGCAAGGCAGTATGATCTGAGAATAGATAACTTCATTGATGAAAGACGTAACATCTTTAAAGCTACCGATGCAGCTGCGAGATATTTGATCAATAGCTATCAATTCATGCAAAATCTGGGAAGTGATGACTGGCTGCTGGCTATGTGTGCCTATAATGCCGGTAATAATGGTGTAGCAAGAGTGATGAGAGAACAACAGGCAAATGACTTCTTTGATCTGATAATGAGGGTGGACGAAACAAACCGCTATGTTTGGCGTGCTGCAGCAATAAAGCTTATCTTCGAAAATGAAGAGTTACTTTTTGGTAAGAGATTCAAGAGAGAACCTTCCTTGTTGGAAGTGACGAGAATAGAAACACTTAACTTGAACGGTTATTACCAGCTAAATGATTGGGTACAGGCACAGGGAACTGTTTTAAGACGAATTTGGGAACTCAATCCTTGGATCAATCTCTCTCAAAGACAGAGACAGAGATATTCGGCTATCAATGATATGGTTTTACCCCCCGGTGAATATGAAATCCTTGTCCCTAAAGAAAGTGATAAGAATGAAGAGCAACTGGCAAGAATCGAAAGGGGTTTTTTAGACCGTAATGCCGGATATTTTACTCACCATACTGTTCAGAGAGGAGATACTCTCTATGATATTGCTCGTCGTTATAATACAACCGTTGCCAATATCAGATCAATTAACAATCTGCAAGGTAATACAATATATCCCGGGCAGAGATTGCAAATATTGGGTTCTCCTTCAGCCGGAGGTAGTGGATCAGGAAGCAATATTTATGTCGTTCAGAGTGGAGATTCTCTTGATTCAATCGCTCGAAAACTTAATGTATCACTTAGTCATCTTCTAACCCGTAACAATTTGTCAGTTCAGGAACGTAACGGAAGAAGGATCGTCATAATTCATCCCGGACAAAGAATACACTATTAAGTTCAGAGACTTGTACATGAAAGAAACTGTTATCAGATTAATGAAAAGCGATGATTTATCGGAGGTATTAATAATTGAAGAAGAGGTCTTTACCGATCCTTGGCTTAAGGACATGTTTATTCAGGAAATAGAACAAGATAGTGCATTTGTTTTGGAAACCAAAGATGATAAAGAGCTAATTGGATATATATGCGGTTTGAAAGTGCTTGACGAGTATATGATAACCAATATAGCAATTACAAAATCTGAGCAGCATAAAGGATATGGTAAATTATTGTTACGTTACTTGTTCCGCGAGTTGATTAAAGAGGGTTGCAAAAAGTGTTTTTTAGAGGTTAGAGCATCTAATAAGCAGGCGATCACTTTCTATACCAGTCACGGATTTGATACCATAGGTAAGCGTAAAGAGTATTATCAAAATCCTATAGAAGATGCATTGATTATGAAACTCGATTTTGCTGAACCTATTCAGCGATGGAGTGATACAAAGATATAAACAGAGAAGAAAAATGATCAAAACAGATTTCTTAGTTATCGGTAGTGGAGTAGCTGGTTTAGTTTATGCTTTGGAAGTGGCGAAGATCGGTAAGGTTATTGTTATTTCCAAAACAGAAGCGAATGACTGTAATACAAATCACGCACAGGGTGGTGTTGCAGCGGTACTCAGCGAAACGGACAGTTTTGAAAACCACGTAGATGATAGCTTTAAAGCGGGATGTGAATTAGGAAAGTATCCGGTAATTGAGACGATAGTTCGTCAAGGACCTGAACGGATAAAGTATTTGATCAGTATAGGAGCAAAATTCTCCAAAGTCCGAAATGATACTTCGCAGAATATAGAAACCCTTTCTCTTACTAAGGAGGGTGGACATACACGTAATCGTGTGGTCTATTCTGCAGATTCTACCGGTCAGGAGATAATGAAGGTCTTGTTGGAACAAGTTAAGAACAATCCTAACATTGCTATATATGAGAATCATATTGCAATTGATCTGATAACTCAACATCATATCTCTGAACAAAATGGTTTTATACCTTACATAACCTGTTGGGGTGCTTATGTCTTGAACACAGAAAATGGAGTAGTGGAAATATTCCGAGCCAAGAAAACTATGTTAGCTACCGGTGGAGTAGGGCAAGTTTATGAACATAGCACCAATTCTTCTGTATCAACAGGTGATGGGATTGCTATGGCATATCTTGCCGGAGCTAGAGTCGTTAATATGGAGTTCATCCAGTTTCATCCTACAGCATTCTATTCACCGGGGGGAAACTCCTTCTTGGTAACAGAAGCATTGAGGGGAGAAGGGGCAGTTCTTACTTTGCCAGATGGCTCAAGTTTCATGGAGAAGTACCATCCACAAGGTTCTCTGGCACCTAGAGATATTGTTTCCAGAGCAATAGACCATGAAATGAAGACAAAGGGGTACTCTCATCTATATCTGGATGCAACCAGCATTGATAAAAACATCCTCAAAGAACATTTCCCATTTATAGATCAGATGTGCCGGGAAAGAGGAATAGATTTCACAACTCAACCTATACCTATAGTCCCTTCGGCACACTATCTCTGTGGCGGGATATTGGCTACTGTCGATGGGGTCACAGATATAACGAATCTCTTTGCTGCCGGTGAAGTTGCCTGTACCGGTTTTCACGGTGCTAACCGTTTAGCATCTAATTCAATTTTAGAAGCACTGGTAGTTGCCTATAGAGCAGCACAGCATTCTTCAAACAAAGAGGAAGTGGATTTTCCGGAGATCCCTTTATGGCAGAATACCGGTGCTTTCAATGAAGCGGAATGGGTCATCATATCTCATAATTATGCTATTATCAAAAAGATCATGCAGGGTTATGCAGGCATAGTACGTTCCAGAAGACTTCTCAAATATGCTAATTCCCGTATAAACGGTATATATGAAGAAGTTAATAAATTTTACAATAACAACCCTGTAAAGAAAGAGGTTATCGAAACCAGAAATCTGGCTATAGTTGCTAATATCATCATCAGATCAGCATTATCACGTAAAGAGAGCCGTGGTGTTCATTATGTGATTGATTACCCCGAGATGGATGATAAATATAAAAGGGATACAGTTATATACTAATGAGCTATTTTATAACTTTTGAAGGAATTGAAGGTTGCGGAAAGAGCACCCACTCGATCTTATTGGCAGAATATCTTCATTCGATTAACTATGATGTTCTTTTAACAAGAGAACCGGGTGGTCCTCCGATATCAGAGAAAATAAGGGCTATATTATTGGATAGGAATCATTCAGAAATGTTGCCACAAACTGAGTTGTTACTCTATATGGCTAGTCGTTCTCAACATACAGGAGAATGGATCAAACCTGCCTTAAAAGAGGGGAAGATCGTTATATGTGATCGCTATTATGATTCCTCTTTAGCCTATCAGGGTGGAGGCCGTGATCTTGATCTAAAGGTTATCCGTTCTATAACCAAATTTGCCACTTTTGGTTTAGTTCCTGATTGCACAATTCTGATTGATATACCTGTCGAGATAGGGATTGAGAGAATAAAGCAAAAAACTCCAGATCGGATAGAATCTGAGTCAATACATTTTCATGAAAAAGTAAGGAATTTGTTTCTTGATGTTGCAAAAGAGGAGTCCAAGCGTTACATTATTATAAATGGGAATAAAAACATAGAAGATATTCAGGCACAAATAAGAGAGTTAGTTTTAAGAAGAATATAAGGATGGTATGTAATGAAAATTACTAAAACAAACAAAACAATCTTATCAGTTTTCTTGGTTTTATGGTTGTTTGTCGGTCTATCAGTGATAAATTATGCTTTCGCACAAACTACCCAACAGACCGATTCTGTTGATACATACAGAAAACTACGACTATTTACCGAAGTCTTTAATCGTTTAAGACAGAATTATATCTACGACATTGATGTTGATAAAGTAATAGATGCCGCTATTGAAGGGATGTTGGATGAGTTTGATGTTCATACTCATTTTTTTCTACCCGATGATTTTGATGATTTTCGTACAGGAACACAAGGAAAATTTGGTGGCTTAGGTATATCCATTGATAAACAGGGAGATTTTATAACTGTGATTTCACCTATTGAAGGAACTCCTGCATATGAAATGGGTATCTTAGCCGGTGATAAGATCATCAAAGTAGATGATGAAAGTATCGTTGGAATGAATACTAACGATGCCATTAAGCTCATGCGAGGCGATGTCGGAACTAGAGTTAAGATCACTATCAGCCGTCCCGGCGTAGAGAACGATCTGGAATTCAATATTATCAGAGACTTGATTGAGATCAAATCGGTACCTTATACCTTCAAGCTCGATAACGGAATTGGCTATATCAGAATAAGACAATTCAATGCCAATACATCAAAAGAATTGAGAGACGCTTTGGATGATCTGGAAAGTCAGGGTATTAGAGGTCTTTTGATCGATCTCCGTTTCAATCCGGGTGGATTGCTTAACGAAGCAATTGATACTGTAAATGAGTTTGTCGGAAAAGATAAAAAGGTTGTCTTTACGAGAGGAAGATTACCTCAAGCTAATCAAGAGTTCTATACGAGATACGATCGTATCAGAACAGGATATCCGATTATTGTTTTGATTAATGAAGCTTCTGCCAGTGCATCAGAAATTTTTGCCGGTTCTATGCAGGACTGGGATAAAGGTTTGGTAGTCGGAAAAACCAGTTTCGGTAAAGGTTCTGTTCAACAACTTTTCCCACTGCAGGACGGATATGGGATCAAGATCACTACTTCAAAATACTTTATTCATTCCGGCAGAGGAATACATAAAGATGTTAACGATAGAATCTTAAGAGGGGAAGAGCTCTCCGAAAGTGATTTACAAGCAATTGAAGAAGAGATCCAGAGAGATATATATTATACTGAAAATGGTCGTGTAGTTTATGGTGGTGGTGGTATTACTCCTGATATTGAGATTACTGCTGAACGAATGAATCCATTCCAAACTGAAGTCAGAAGAAAAAATCTCTTTTTCCCCTACTCAATTGATTTCATGTTAGAACATGAAGATCAAGTCACAGAGCGGTTTGAGATCACTGATGAAATTTTTCAAGATTTTTTGAAATATTTAGATGACAATGGAGTTACATATATAAATGAGGATATTGAACAGTCGGAATCATGGCTCAAGATATCGCTGCAAAGTAACATTATCGGACGTAAGTTCGGAGAAAATGCAGGATACATAGTTGGGTTGGGATTAGATGATCAGTTACAGGAAGCTCTCTCCCTGTTTGATAGATTCGAAACACTTGACGAGATGTTTGCCTATGCAGAATCTCTCAAAGTAGCCAACAAGTAAAGCAACATAGTAAATCTCCTAAGACAAGAGGGGGGGTGATTAAGTTCACTCCCCTTTTTGGTTTATATTTACCTCTTAAATAGCTAAATTAATCGTATGAATCTAAGAGATCACTTTATATTAATGCGTGTAACTATAAGAAAAAAGGTAAAATAAATAGTATATCATTATGTAGCTTAAAGATTTTGTCTATCTTTAGATATTAGAGAATGTATTTTGCGAGGTCTTCGTCTTCGATGATCTTGTTCAGTTTTTCTCTAACTGCCTTACCATCGATAATTATTTTCGAGATCTTCTTTTCTGGTAGATCAAAGAGATACTCTTCGAGAAGAGTGGTCATGATAGTATGTAATCTGCGTGCACCGATATCTTCCATTTTTTCATTTGCTTTAGTAGCGAATTCGGCAATTTCTTCTATAGCTTCCTGATTGAATTCCAGCACTGCTTTTTCAGCATTGAAGAGGGCAGTATATTGTTTAATTAGTGAGTTTTTCGGGAATTGCAGTATCTTGATAAAGTCATCTTTTGATAAGCTTTTCAATTCCTCTCTTAAGGGAAAACGCCCTTGTAGTTCAGGGATCAGATCAGAAGGTTTAGCCGTATTAAAAGCACCAGCAGCAATGAATAGTATATGTCTGGTATTAATCATCCCATATTTTGTAGGTACATTTGATCCTTCCACAATAGGGAGCAGGTCTCTCTGCACTCCGGATCGAGAAACATCAATGCCCGGCTTTTTATCAGAAGTAGCTATTTTGTCTATTTCATCGATAAAGATAATGCCGTTATTTTCGACACGTAGTTTAGCTTCAGAAATAACTATATCCATTTTAACCAATCTATGTTGTTCAATGGAAGCGAGATATTTAATAGCTTCCGGAACTTTCATCTTCTTTTTTTGTGACTCACCTTTTGCCGGGAAAAAAGAGCCAAAAATTTCACCTAGATTTAAGTCGACATTGTCCATCCCAATATTAGAAAGCACTTCTATATGGGGAGCTCTTGGCTGTTCAAGTGTAATTTCCAATTCTCGATCATCTAATTTTTTACTCTCTAACATTACCCTCATCTTTTCGCGAGTTCTTTGTTGTCTTTCCTGTTGCTCTTTATAAGTATCTGTGTCTTCGATGTTAGTATAATCACTTTTCGGTAAAGGTACCAAAAGATCCAGTACCTTTTCTTTAGCATTTAGCAGAGCTTGTTTCTGAACCTTAACAGTCATCTCATAACGGACGTCATTTACTGCAACATCCATTAACTCCCTAACCATTGATTCCACATCACGTCCGACATAACCAACTTCTGTGAATTTGGATGCTTCTACTTTGACAAAAGGAGCATTAGTTAAATTAGCAATTCTTCTGGCTATCTCTGTTTTCCCTACACCGGTAGGTCCGATAAGAATAATATTATTGGGAACGATCTCCTGTTGTAATTCACCTTTGACCTTAAGTCGTCGCCATCGGTTTCTAAGAGCAATTGCCACACTTCTCTTAGCTTTGTCCTGTGAGATGATATACTTATCGAGTTCTTTTACTATCTTTGTTGGTGTCAGTTTATCGAGATTATTCATTTATCTTCAGTACCTCTACGCTGATATTCAGGTTAGTGTATATACAAATATCACCAGCTATCTCCAGAGCTTGACGCACTATATCTTCTGCTGTCATATCGGTATGTTTAGCTAAAGCTCGTGCAGCAGAAAGGGCATAACTTCCACCTGAACCAATGGCAATGACATCATCATCAGGTTCCAGTACATCTCCTATGCCGGTAAGAATTAGTAAATTATCACGATCAGCTACGATTATCATTGCCTCTAAACGTCTTAAGATCTTATCAGAACGCCAATCTTTAGCCAATTCTACGGCTGCTTTTTTAAGATTACCTTTGTATTCCTTCAGTTTATTCTCAAATTTCTCGAAGAGAGTAAATGAATCGGCAGTAGAACCGGCAAAACCGGCGAGAACAGTGTCATTGTATAATCTTCGGATCTTATTGGCCTTACTTTTAATAACCGTATTACCGAGAGTTACTTGTCCATCACCACCGAGAGCGATCTGATTACCCTTTCTGACACCGATTATGGTTGTTCCTTCAATTCTCTCCATCTTGATCCTCTTTCTTAGCTCTCTTCTTTTCTTCAGGATTTTTGTTAGCTACTTTTTTGGTTGTCTTATTCTCAGTTGCAGTATTATTCTCTTTCTTAGTCCTACTTTTTTTGGGAGCAGCTTTCTTTTCCTTCTCCGGCGGTGTTTTAAGATGAGAAGAGGAATCTATTTTGATCTCTTTAGCTTTTTCGTATTGTTCGTTTACAAATTCTTTATCTGAGTCCGGAACTTGGGCAAGAATAAGGTCATAGATGTCATCGACATTGAGGATTTCCTTTTCTAATAACTCTTCAGCCATAACCTTGAGTAGTTCTTTCTTATCTTTAAGTATACTGAGAGATCTATTATGAGCATCATGAATCAGTTGCCGTATCTCAGCATCAACCAATCTGGCTGTCTCTTCACTATAAAAGTCACGTTGCTGAATATTTCTTCCTAAGAAGGGATTTTCTTCATCTTTTCCTACAGTCATTGGTCCGACTTTTTCACTCATACCCCATTGACAAACCATCTTTTTAGCCAGATCGGTAGCTCTTTCAATGTCCATGCCAGCACCAGTTGAAAGTTCATTGAATATCAATTCTTCTGCTGATCTGCCACCTAAGAGTTCTATCAGTTTCTGCTGCAGATAACTTTTCGAATAATTAGATTTTTCTGTCTGTAGGAAGTGAGTAGCTCCACCGGTAAAACCACGCGGAATAATAGTAACTTTATGAACCGGTTCTGTTTTATCGAGGAAGATGGAGCAGAGAACGTGTCCAATCTCATGATAGGCAGTGATCTTCTTCTCTTCTTCACTGATAGCTTTGCTCTTGCGCTCTTTACCCATAGTGACTTTATCTTTTGCCTCTTCAAAGTCGTCCATTTCAATATGTTTTTTCTCTTTTCGGGCTGCAAGCAGAGCAGCTTCATTGACCAGATTTGCCAGATCTGCACCACTGAAACCAGGTGTAGAGCGAGCAATAACAGATAGGTTAACGTTTGGTGAGAGGGGTAATACCTTGCAATGAACCTTTAGTATCTCAATTCTACCGTTTATATCGGGCATATCAACAATGACCTGCCGGTCAAATCTTCCGGGTCGCAAGAGAGCCGGATCTAAGACATCAGGGCGGTTTGTTGCAGCAATAATGATCACAGAATCATTCTTTTCGAAACCATCCATTTCAACCAGAAGCTGATTCAGTGTCTGTTCTCTTTCATCATGTCCACCACCCAAACCGGTACCACGATGCCTTCCTACAGCATCAATCTCGTCAATAAAGGCGATACAAGGAGCTGAACGTTTTGCCTGATCAAAGAGATCTCTAACACGGGAAGCTCCAACACCGACAAACATCTCCACAAAATCAGAACCACTGATACTATAGAAGGGAACTCCCGCCTCTCCTGCTACTGCTTTTGCTAACAGGGTCTTACCTGTTCCGGGTCTTCCTAATAACAGAACACCACGGGGGATTCTACCACCCAGTCTCTGAAACTTGCTCGGTGCTTTGAGAAAATCTACGATCTCTTCCAACTCTTCCTTTGCTTCTTGCACACCGGCAACATCTTTGAAAGTAACGTTAGTTCTGCCACCTACAAAGAGCCGAGCCCGACTTTTTCCAAAACTGAAGACCTTGCCACCACCTGCTTGCATAGAACGCATAATAAATATCCAGAGACCAATAAAAATCAGAAACGGTAACCAACCCAACAAGACAGAGAGAAATCTGGATGGTTTCTGTGATTTGATCGTTATATTCATCTCATTAAGGGTTTTAACCAATTCCGGGTCACGATAGGGGAGATGCGTTGTATAACTCTGGTTTTCTACATCTACTGCAGTAATGTTCTGATCGTCGAAAGTGACTTCCCTCAACTGCCCTTGCTCTGCTTTTGTCATAAATTCGGAAAAAGATATCTCTTCTACTCTTCTGCCGCTTGAGACCAGAACTTGGTAAACCAATATTACTAACAAAGCTAAAATAATCCAGAGTGTTATTGACTGAGGAGTTTTCATCTTGGAAGGTTGTTTGTCGTTTTTCTTTCCTTCGCCTCTTTTATCAGGATATCTATCTTTCTGTTGATCGTTCATTTATATACTTCCTCCTTGAGGATTGCCACGTAGGGCAGATTGCGGTATTTTTCGGCAAAGTCCAAACCATAACCGACCACAAAATCGTTTCCTATATCAAAACCTTTATAATCGATTTTTATTTCATCTTGATGAGCAGAAGGTTTATCAAGCAATACACAGGTTTTGACAGAGGAAGCATGATGCTTTTCGATATAATCAACAATATATTTCAATGAGAGTCCTGAATCGACAATATCTTCCACAATGATCACATCTCGTTCGGAGACATCTATATCGAGGTCTTTTTTAATGCTTACAACTCCGGAAGAAACGGTACTCGAACCATAACTTGAAATAGCCAAAAAATCTATTTCTACAGGAATAGTAAAACTACGAACGAGATCTGCTAAAAAGATAAAACTTCCCTTAAGAACACTGATTATGACAGGGCTCTTATCTTCATAATCTTTTGAGATACAGGCAGCCAGTTCGCTGATCCTTTTTTGAATCGTCTCTTCATCCAGTAATATTGCTGAAATATCGTTACTCATTTTCACATCCTTATGTTATTTTTTCTTTTTTGGTACGTTCTTCCTGCTTCTGATACGGATATTTTCCATCTTTAGCAGTAATAGACTCTGAGTTGAGTCATTAATCTTAACACGGTCGTCTATTCTTAATCCGGCTATCCAGACAATTTTTTCACTGTCTCGAAAGATTAATACCTTATCTCTTTCAAATTTACTGATCTTTTCGTCAATGAAAAAGTCTTTTAGCTTCTTGGTTCCTTTCATACCCATTGGGATAAACTTGTCTCCATTCTTTCGGAAACCTACACTAATAGGTAAAGTTAGCTTATCAATATCTAATAAAGCTATATTATCATCTTCGTAGTAAGTTCGTTTTATATCACTGCGGTTGATTCTCTTACTCAGAATTCTCTTATTACCAAAGACATGGTACTTCTTCGAAATATCAATTGTCAATGATAATGTTTCTTCCACTCTCATTAATTTATCCGGTTTTTCTTCATTTACGAAGGTGAGTTGATCATATTCCTTTCTGACGGTCAAATTACCAGTGAGGTGAATCATTTTCGATCCTTTTGCTGAAAGAATCGAGCAGATCTCCTTAAAATGACTATGATAAAAATTGGTTTCGCTGCCGCTTATTATACCGATTGCTTCTCTAAAGAGGTAGAATAGGATAATCGTATTTTTGTGCTCGATCTTTGTCAGATCAAGACGTAACTCAAAGTAATTATGATTGAGAATAGCTTTCTTCAAGATCTTTCCAGCTACATCCCTCAGATAATCATCAGTCTCTCTAAAAATTAACGAATTGTCGTAAAGAATATCGGTTAACTTGTGATTGATGTTCTCTTCCAGCCACGGAACCATATTATTACGCAGCTTGTTACGAGTGTAAACAGTTTCGATATTTGAACTATCCTGACACCAGTTAGTGATCTTTTGCGATTCGAGATATCCGATAATCTCTTCTCTCTTGAAACAGAGCAAAGGACGGATAATATTATCATTAGAGGGGACAATTCCTCTCATACCAGTTATTCCTGATCCTCGGAAAAGATGCAATAGCATTGTCTCAATAACATCATTTTTATTGTGTCCTATAGCTATCTTATCAACTTTATAGATTTTAGTGAGTGAGTTGAAAAAATCGAAGCGGATCTTGCGAGCTTCATTTTCCAGATTTGCTCCCTGTGTCAGTTTGACATCCTTGATCACCAATGAGATATTATGTTGGAAACAAAACTCCTTCACGAAATTCATATCGGAAATAGATTCAGCTCCTCGTAAATTATAGTTCACATGGGCTGCTAATAGATTAAGATGATAGTTAACCTTCAAAGTCATTAGAGAATGTATCAGAGCAGTAGAATCTGCTCCACCTGAAAAGGCGATTAAGATCTTATCTCCTCTCTTGATCAGCTTGTTTTCCTTAATAAACTCTTTCATTCTGTTAAGGAACTGACTTCCCAAATCCATCTACTAACTCCGTCTAATTTCTTGTATTTTAAGCTCCTGAAATCTCTCTTAAACTGTAAAGGTTTTTTTATATGTAGTACTTATGATAACTATAAATCTTTAGATTTAACCAGCATAAACTCATAAATATCTGAAAGTTAGCGAACAATAATGTATAGGTGCTGATGCTTTTTGTTCCGTTTATTGTTTTTATTGATTGTTTAACGGGTTGCTTTTCAAAAAAAGATTTACAAAAAACGAGCTCTTTTTTTCCTGTTCAGAAACGGAGATGTGTCCGAGCTGGCTGAAGGAGCACGATTGGAAATCGTGTATACGTTTAAAAAGCGTATCTAGGGTTCGAATCCCTACATCTCCGCCATTTCTTCATAAGAGGGATGAGAACCGTTTGACCACGAAGTCATTACCACAGGTATTGATGTAGTAGCGACGAGCAATGCAGCTTTGCTGCCATTGCGCAGTCAATCCCTACATCTCCTGAGTATTTTATCCACGAATGAACACGAATAAAACATAAATCAACACTAACTTTTTAAACAATTGTCACCCTGAGTGACCCTTCACCAAATTTGTAAGCACAACTGACTTCGTCGAGCTCGGAAGCAGCCACAAAGAAGTGTTTTCTTCGGTTCTTGTAGCTATAAGATTTGGTGAAGGATTGTATCGAAGGGGACGAAAATCTAAAACAGAGTCAGTGAATATAATCCTTGTTTTTGTCATGTCGAGCGAGGTCGAGACATCTCATCACTAATGTTG
The sequence above is a segment of the Candidatus Cloacimonadota bacterium genome. Coding sequences within it:
- a CDS encoding LysM peptidoglycan-binding domain-containing protein; this encodes MKFRLTCLIFIILITAFLSGCSTILNYFPQREIEKETTIIEEPVSQVAQDLSDYAYLKSIYSDDVNELLNLVYYKDKKIDSLYTLIEYLYFKTDSLYQDLDYFNGRVMINTDFEIPKSFVFAGRVFDISNDRIYHKFSEIFDQELKAAHRFIPRSSIYFPLFDEVFTSHGVPLDVKYLAIAESGLSSMATSSVGAGGIWQFMPSTARQYDLRIDNFIDERRNIFKATDAAARYLINSYQFMQNLGSDDWLLAMCAYNAGNNGVARVMREQQANDFFDLIMRVDETNRYVWRAAAIKLIFENEELLFGKRFKREPSLLEVTRIETLNLNGYYQLNDWVQAQGTVLRRIWELNPWINLSQRQRQRYSAINDMVLPPGEYEILVPKESDKNEEQLARIERGFLDRNAGYFTHHTVQRGDTLYDIARRYNTTVANIRSINNLQGNTIYPGQRLQILGSPSAGGSGSGSNIYVVQSGDSLDSIARKLNVSLSHLLTRNNLSVQERNGRRIVIIHPGQRIHY
- the rimI gene encoding ribosomal protein S18-alanine N-acetyltransferase, yielding MKETVIRLMKSDDLSEVLIIEEEVFTDPWLKDMFIQEIEQDSAFVLETKDDKELIGYICGLKVLDEYMITNIAITKSEQHKGYGKLLLRYLFRELIKEGCKKCFLEVRASNKQAITFYTSHGFDTIGKRKEYYQNPIEDALIMKLDFAEPIQRWSDTKI
- the nadB gene encoding L-aspartate oxidase, with amino-acid sequence MIKTDFLVIGSGVAGLVYALEVAKIGKVIVISKTEANDCNTNHAQGGVAAVLSETDSFENHVDDSFKAGCELGKYPVIETIVRQGPERIKYLISIGAKFSKVRNDTSQNIETLSLTKEGGHTRNRVVYSADSTGQEIMKVLLEQVKNNPNIAIYENHIAIDLITQHHISEQNGFIPYITCWGAYVLNTENGVVEIFRAKKTMLATGGVGQVYEHSTNSSVSTGDGIAMAYLAGARVVNMEFIQFHPTAFYSPGGNSFLVTEALRGEGAVLTLPDGSSFMEKYHPQGSLAPRDIVSRAIDHEMKTKGYSHLYLDATSIDKNILKEHFPFIDQMCRERGIDFTTQPIPIVPSAHYLCGGILATVDGVTDITNLFAAGEVACTGFHGANRLASNSILEALVVAYRAAQHSSNKEEVDFPEIPLWQNTGAFNEAEWVIISHNYAIIKKIMQGYAGIVRSRRLLKYANSRINGIYEEVNKFYNNNPVKKEVIETRNLAIVANIIIRSALSRKESRGVHYVIDYPEMDDKYKRDTVIY
- the tmk gene encoding dTMP kinase, producing MSYFITFEGIEGCGKSTHSILLAEYLHSINYDVLLTREPGGPPISEKIRAILLDRNHSEMLPQTELLLYMASRSQHTGEWIKPALKEGKIVICDRYYDSSLAYQGGGRDLDLKVIRSITKFATFGLVPDCTILIDIPVEIGIERIKQKTPDRIESESIHFHEKVRNLFLDVAKEESKRYIIINGNKNIEDIQAQIRELVLRRI
- a CDS encoding S41 family peptidase gives rise to the protein MKITKTNKTILSVFLVLWLFVGLSVINYAFAQTTQQTDSVDTYRKLRLFTEVFNRLRQNYIYDIDVDKVIDAAIEGMLDEFDVHTHFFLPDDFDDFRTGTQGKFGGLGISIDKQGDFITVISPIEGTPAYEMGILAGDKIIKVDDESIVGMNTNDAIKLMRGDVGTRVKITISRPGVENDLEFNIIRDLIEIKSVPYTFKLDNGIGYIRIRQFNANTSKELRDALDDLESQGIRGLLIDLRFNPGGLLNEAIDTVNEFVGKDKKVVFTRGRLPQANQEFYTRYDRIRTGYPIIVLINEASASASEIFAGSMQDWDKGLVVGKTSFGKGSVQQLFPLQDGYGIKITTSKYFIHSGRGIHKDVNDRILRGEELSESDLQAIEEEIQRDIYYTENGRVVYGGGGITPDIEITAERMNPFQTEVRRKNLFFPYSIDFMLEHEDQVTERFEITDEIFQDFLKYLDDNGVTYINEDIEQSESWLKISLQSNIIGRKFGENAGYIVGLGLDDQLQEALSLFDRFETLDEMFAYAESLKVANK
- the hslU gene encoding ATP-dependent protease ATPase subunit HslU, with protein sequence MNNLDKLTPTKIVKELDKYIISQDKAKRSVAIALRNRWRRLKVKGELQQEIVPNNIILIGPTGVGKTEIARRIANLTNAPFVKVEASKFTEVGYVGRDVESMVRELMDVAVNDVRYEMTVKVQKQALLNAKEKVLDLLVPLPKSDYTNIEDTDTYKEQQERQQRTREKMRVMLESKKLDDRELEITLEQPRAPHIEVLSNIGMDNVDLNLGEIFGSFFPAKGESQKKKMKVPEAIKYLASIEQHRLVKMDIVISEAKLRVENNGIIFIDEIDKIATSDKKPGIDVSRSGVQRDLLPIVEGSNVPTKYGMINTRHILFIAAGAFNTAKPSDLIPELQGRFPLREELKSLSKDDFIKILQFPKNSLIKQYTALFNAEKAVLEFNQEAIEEIAEFATKANEKMEDIGARRLHTIMTTLLEEYLFDLPEKKISKIIIDGKAVREKLNKIIEDEDLAKYIL
- the hslV gene encoding ATP-dependent protease subunit HslV, whose product is MERIEGTTIIGVRKGNQIALGGDGQVTLGNTVIKSKANKIRRLYNDTVLAGFAGSTADSFTLFEKFENKLKEYKGNLKKAAVELAKDWRSDKILRRLEAMIIVADRDNLLILTGIGDVLEPDDDVIAIGSGGSYALSAARALAKHTDMTAEDIVRQALEIAGDICIYTNLNISVEVLKINE